A single genomic interval of Pyrus communis chromosome 5, drPyrComm1.1, whole genome shotgun sequence harbors:
- the LOC137735211 gene encoding uncharacterized protein isoform X1, with product MSRLGWRRGLIEEINQADKIQKENSKSVASNAHGEKYRKPKPTNPKPFRLRTDERWMFKEATLEKKAHAPLKEITLVRTPGPKSTSKHQNVVKVYLGATSALCVV from the exons ATGTCTAGACTTGGGTGGAGACGTGGACTTATCGAAGAG ATCAATCAAGCAGATAAGATTCAGAAAGAAAACTCCAAATCTGTTGCCAGCAATGCTCATGGGGAGAAGTATAGGAAACCAAAGCCTACAAATCCGAAGCCTTTTAGGTTGAGAACTGAT gaaaGATGGATGTTTAAGGAAGCAACTTTGGAGAAAAAAGCTCATGCACCACTGAAGGAGATCACATTAGTCAGGACTCCAGGGCCAAAGTCAACAAGCAAACATCAGAATGTGGTCAAGGTATACTTGGGAGCTACAAGTGCTTTGTGTGTGGTTTGA
- the LOC137735211 gene encoding uncharacterized protein isoform X2, with amino-acid sequence MRVEIFSFKFRRFVLVSNNCRGQVQMPRAAFQNPLHLGMLNECCNAANPESENTQKEDEEESRGILKAFSFVKVNMGHLSGQCWDV; translated from the exons ATGCGAGTGGAG attttttcctttaaatttcgtAGATTTGTTCTAGTCAGCAACAACTGTAGAG GCCAGGTCCAGATGCCTCGCGCCGCTTTCCAAAATCCTCTTCACTTAG GCATGCTCAATGAGTGTTGCAACGCTGCTAACCCTGAATCAGAAAATACTCAGaaggaagacgaagaagaaagtCGTGGAATATTGAAAGCTTTTAGCTTTGTGAAG GTCAATATGGGACACCTATCTGGGCAATGTTGGGATGTCTAG